From one Rhopalosiphum padi isolate XX-2018 chromosome 2, ASM2088224v1, whole genome shotgun sequence genomic stretch:
- the LOC132919283 gene encoding protein obstructor-E isoform X2, with the protein MKIYLLTSVLLIAAYQVHGQREEFKCPDDYGFYPHSSSCDKYWKCDNNVAELKTCGNGLAFDDTDPKYLKENCDYLHNVDCGARSQLEPAISTPHCPRLYGIFPDDVKCDTFWNCWGGEASRYQCSPGLAYDRESRVCMWADQVPECKVEEVANGFNCPAAGEVLASVGSFSRHAHPDDCRKYYICLEGTPREYGCPIGTVFKIGDADGSGNCENPEDVPGCEDYYGDVDLKALRKIGYRR; encoded by the exons ATGAAGATCTATCTGCTCACTTCCGTCTTGCTCATCGCCGCATATCAAG TTCACGGCCAGAGAGAAGAGTTCAAGTGCCCGGACGACTACGGGTTCTACCCACACAGCTCATCGTGCGACAAGTACTGGAAGTGCGATAACAACGTGGCCGAGCTTAAGACTTGCGGTAATGGTTTGGCGTTCGACGACACCGACCCCAAGTACTTGAAAGAGAACTGTGATTACCTACACAACGTTGACTGCGGTGCTAGATCACAATTGG AACCTGCCATCAGCACACCTCACTGCCCTAGATTATACGGAATCTTCCCGGATGATGTCAAATGCGATACCTTCTGGAACTGTTGGGGAGGTGAGGCTAGTAGATACCAATGTTCTCCCGGTCTTGCTTACGATCGCGAATCCAGAGTGTGCATGTGGGCTGACCAAGTACCTGAATGCAAAGTTGAAG AAGTAGCAAACGGTTTCAACTGCCCGGCCGCTGGCGAAGTATTGGCTTCCGTGGGATCTTTCAGCAGACACGCTCACCCAGACGACTGCAGGAAATACTACATCTGCTTGGAAGGCACACCAAGAGAATACGGTTGCCCCATCGGCACAGTTTTCAAGATCGGCGATGCCGACGGCAGTGGAAACTGTGAGAACCCCGAGGACGTTCCCGGATG CGAAGATTACTACGGAGATGTTGACCTAAAAGCACTTCGAAAAATTGGATACAGACGTTGA
- the LOC132919283 gene encoding protein obstructor-E isoform X1, whose amino-acid sequence MKIYLLTSVLLIAAYQVHGQREEFKCPDDYGFYPHSSSCDKYWKCDNNVAELKTCGNGLAFDDTDPKYLKENCDYLHNVDCGARSQLEPAISTPHCPRLYGIFPDDVKCDTFWNCWGGEASRYQCSPGLAYDRESRVCMWADQVPECKVEEVANGFNCPAAGEVLASVGSFSRHAHPDDCRKYYICLEGTPREYGCPIGTVFKIGDADGSGNCENPEDVPGCEDYYGDLDLKAIRKSELLSGLDNKSKQSSSAESKPAPAAPKAQPQRQQQSNRPQPQQQQSSRPQPQQLPVSPQSSKDYEDA is encoded by the exons ATGAAGATCTATCTGCTCACTTCCGTCTTGCTCATCGCCGCATATCAAG TTCACGGCCAGAGAGAAGAGTTCAAGTGCCCGGACGACTACGGGTTCTACCCACACAGCTCATCGTGCGACAAGTACTGGAAGTGCGATAACAACGTGGCCGAGCTTAAGACTTGCGGTAATGGTTTGGCGTTCGACGACACCGACCCCAAGTACTTGAAAGAGAACTGTGATTACCTACACAACGTTGACTGCGGTGCTAGATCACAATTGG AACCTGCCATCAGCACACCTCACTGCCCTAGATTATACGGAATCTTCCCGGATGATGTCAAATGCGATACCTTCTGGAACTGTTGGGGAGGTGAGGCTAGTAGATACCAATGTTCTCCCGGTCTTGCTTACGATCGCGAATCCAGAGTGTGCATGTGGGCTGACCAAGTACCTGAATGCAAAGTTGAAG AAGTAGCAAACGGTTTCAACTGCCCGGCCGCTGGCGAAGTATTGGCTTCCGTGGGATCTTTCAGCAGACACGCTCACCCAGACGACTGCAGGAAATACTACATCTGCTTGGAAGGCACACCAAGAGAATACGGTTGCCCCATCGGCACAGTTTTCAAGATCGGCGATGCCGACGGCAGTGGAAACTGTGAGAACCCCGAGGACGTTCCCGGATG TGAGGACTACTATGGTGACTTGGACCTGAAGGCGATCAGGAAGAGCGAACTATTGTCCGGATTAGACAACAAGTCGAAACAATCATCGTCGGCCGAGTCCAAGCCAGCACCAGCGGCACCCAAGGCACAGCCACAGAGACAACAGCAGTCCAACAGGCCACAACCCCAACAACAGCAGTCCAGCAGGCCACAACCCCAACAACTCCCCGTCTCCCCGCAGTCATCCAAAGACTACGAAGACGCTTAA